The following are from one region of the Salmo trutta chromosome 20, fSalTru1.1, whole genome shotgun sequence genome:
- the LOC115156077 gene encoding death-associated protein-like 1-A yields the protein MVQLSKSEMRESLELKAGHPPAVKAGGKRVAKKSYEESHAHHHVNPEREHKVPKPRSAASSSRMQLVSVLMSGTLDKLGHDFPETPVSVKHSRLRPALEKAHSPAFKSTFCIQQPKKF from the exons ATGGTTCAGCTATCTAAATCTGAAATGAGAGAGAGTCTTGAATTGAAGGCTGGCCatcctccagcag TGAAGGCTGGGGGGAAGCGAGTGGCCAAGAAGAGCTATGAGGAGAGTCATGCCCACCACCATGTGAACCCAGAGAGGGAACACAAGGTTCCCAAACCCAG ATCTGCAGCCTCCTCCAGCCGAATGCAGCTAGTCAGTGTCTTGATGTCAGGAACACTTGACAAG TTGGGACATGACTTCCCAGAGACCCCAGTAAGTGTGAAACACAGCAGACTCAGACCTGCTTTGGAGAAGGCACACTCGCCAGCTTTCAAGTCTACCTTCTGCATCCAGCAACCGAAAAAGTTCTGA